One stretch of Deinococcus sp. LM3 DNA includes these proteins:
- a CDS encoding ParB/RepB/Spo0J family partition protein: MSGRRGRPGGLSLHDQQIRAQASNDELNQVVKAAYASGVHEISLSEIDITGDWNPRGSLGNDPYGEADLAGLMAAIQEYGQLQPVLLRPHPDRTGPYRYQLVAGWRRYHSRRLLGDTVVLASVYSFRDDQLDALSTLENTQREELDQFEVVRGVFRTLAAQLNVEMDALPGLMSRVLKTGEDPHDLQDKLKVLTSASLSTFNTKYARVLRLRPAEIRAVYGRTVAPTVALELVRLGERPERSTLLQQAVDGAWSTRTAKDRVNEVLKGAQERPEVYDAALRVTRHLKPARLNALTTAQQAHVHDLLRQLEEAFAPS; this comes from the coding sequence ATGAGTGGTCGGCGTGGCCGGCCAGGTGGTCTCTCCCTGCACGACCAGCAGATCCGTGCGCAGGCGTCAAACGACGAACTGAATCAGGTGGTGAAGGCAGCTTACGCCTCAGGCGTGCACGAGATCTCGCTCAGCGAGATCGACATCACGGGCGACTGGAACCCTCGAGGCAGCCTTGGGAATGACCCATACGGCGAGGCGGATCTCGCAGGCCTGATGGCGGCCATCCAGGAATACGGCCAACTACAACCAGTCCTGCTGCGCCCCCACCCTGACCGCACTGGTCCCTACCGCTACCAACTGGTCGCTGGGTGGCGGCGGTACCACAGCCGCCGTCTACTCGGTGACACCGTCGTCCTTGCGAGCGTCTACAGCTTCCGGGATGATCAGCTTGACGCGCTGTCCACGTTGGAGAACACGCAGCGTGAGGAACTCGATCAGTTCGAGGTGGTGCGCGGTGTGTTCCGGACGCTCGCCGCCCAACTGAATGTCGAAATGGATGCCCTCCCTGGCTTGATGAGCCGCGTCCTGAAGACGGGCGAGGATCCCCACGACCTGCAGGATAAACTTAAAGTCCTTACCAGTGCCAGTCTCTCTACCTTCAACACCAAGTACGCCCGCGTGCTGCGGTTGCGCCCGGCAGAGATTCGTGCGGTGTACGGCCGGACGGTGGCGCCCACTGTCGCGCTGGAACTTGTGCGGCTAGGAGAACGCCCGGAGCGGTCCACCCTCCTTCAGCAGGCCGTCGATGGTGCCTGGAGCACCCGAACCGCGAAGGACCGTGTGAACGAAGTCCTCAAGGGTGCACAAGAACGCCCTGAGGTCTATGACGCTGCTCTCCGTGTCACCCGGCATCTGAAACCCGCCCGACTCAATGCGCTCACCACCGCGCAGCAGGCTCACGTGCACGACCTGCTTCGCCAGCTTGAGGAGGCGTTCGCGCCATCCTGA
- a CDS encoding AAA family ATPase: MTINTSSVFSFKTAKFPGLGKGGRVQIPQHLHSQLDTSNRMRIIPWAAAEAVAQVLLGRVEAERIPNRLTVQTIDKDGQPVLMASHPAQATWVNAGQTVRPYILLIAEAQLAAKHTELAERWGALLHTIDQHAVTLPATEDQLATLSHTAEFKDDLQRVLDTLYYTGKLYADTCSWITGPLSAPSAWTHSPVLLGQSPRQPGEPGADLSEEGRLTRRAAYGIRALLVGPTGCGKTELGKRVALSTGSTIVSLKGRPGLEDRDMIGFISPTLQGARWVDGPLARAMRLAQQGTRTTLLIDELLRLDAYHRNALIGLLDDVSATELKATLGVDVPDGRYYTLDLPGAGEVLYAPTRLLSVLCTTNAGSSYTQSGELDPALLRRFQRVMFVSYPAEAVIMPVYAKAATPGTARVAYALEVATRSMTVDQGQLLARPMNTGVTLNFLAEVQDLVQAGLSETNALREALLVTVTPFCCELTDEGLPDPAAVNALKARLEEQFRKGLLHKAA; the protein is encoded by the coding sequence ATGACCATCAACACCAGCAGCGTGTTCTCCTTCAAGACGGCGAAGTTCCCTGGGCTCGGGAAGGGCGGCCGGGTGCAGATCCCACAGCATCTGCACAGCCAGCTCGACACGTCCAACCGGATGCGCATCATCCCGTGGGCTGCGGCTGAAGCAGTCGCCCAGGTCCTGCTGGGCCGCGTGGAGGCTGAACGCATCCCCAACCGCCTCACCGTCCAGACCATCGACAAGGACGGGCAGCCCGTCCTCATGGCCTCCCACCCCGCCCAGGCGACGTGGGTGAATGCCGGGCAGACCGTGCGCCCGTACATCCTCCTGATCGCCGAAGCCCAGCTCGCGGCCAAGCACACCGAACTCGCCGAACGGTGGGGTGCCCTCCTGCACACCATCGACCAGCACGCGGTCACCCTCCCCGCCACTGAGGATCAACTGGCCACGCTCAGCCACACCGCTGAATTCAAGGATGATCTCCAGCGCGTCCTGGACACCCTGTACTACACCGGGAAGCTCTACGCGGATACCTGCTCCTGGATCACCGGGCCCCTCTCCGCCCCCAGCGCGTGGACGCACTCCCCGGTCCTCCTCGGGCAGTCCCCCCGCCAGCCCGGCGAGCCCGGTGCGGATCTCAGCGAGGAAGGCCGCCTCACCCGGCGGGCCGCGTACGGCATCCGCGCCCTGCTCGTCGGCCCCACCGGCTGCGGGAAGACCGAACTCGGCAAGCGCGTCGCCCTGTCCACCGGTTCGACCATCGTGTCCCTCAAGGGCCGCCCCGGTCTGGAGGACCGCGACATGATCGGATTCATCTCCCCCACCCTGCAGGGCGCCCGCTGGGTGGACGGCCCGCTCGCCCGGGCCATGCGCCTCGCGCAGCAGGGCACGCGCACCACCCTCCTGATCGACGAGCTGCTCCGCCTGGACGCGTACCACCGCAACGCCCTGATCGGCCTGCTCGACGACGTCAGCGCCACGGAACTCAAAGCCACGCTGGGCGTCGACGTGCCCGACGGGCGGTACTACACCCTGGATCTCCCCGGCGCCGGTGAAGTCCTGTACGCCCCGACGCGCCTGCTCAGCGTCCTGTGCACCACGAACGCCGGCAGCTCGTACACGCAGAGCGGCGAGCTCGACCCCGCCCTCCTGCGGCGCTTCCAGCGTGTCATGTTCGTTTCCTACCCTGCCGAGGCGGTGATCATGCCGGTCTACGCGAAGGCGGCCACACCTGGGACGGCGCGTGTCGCGTACGCCCTGGAAGTGGCCACACGCAGCATGACGGTCGACCAGGGGCAGCTGCTCGCCCGGCCCATGAACACCGGTGTCACTCTGAACTTCCTCGCGGAAGTGCAGGACCTCGTCCAGGCGGGCCTCTCCGAGACCAACGCCTTGCGCGAGGCGCTGCTCGTCACCGTCACGCCGTTCTGCTGCGAGTTGACCGACGAGGGCCTGCCCGACCCGGCGGCCGTGAACGCCCTGAAGGCCCGCCTAGAGGAACAGTTCCGCAAGGGCCTGCTTCACAAGGCCGCGTGA
- a CDS encoding VWA domain-containing protein, with amino-acid sequence MTQQKWWQTPRIQKWAWDAWRYYSWRPTYRLTLTPSEPSAYVDMVNHVVVCNPEYPYPPLHLARHVRGLPADLHEFQQTYLESLIAHEAGHTHHSGLLPAGLHGQLVNMLEDERMERLTAVDFPHLTALFQLAADVDAAHAIEQGGLGGDVLRGCLLHRFTCHHPIWSFTPDQADAGLWPEVKAIVEEAWVAPTYDAVVDAARRILQILNLPEQAPEREEFRFFLDGGGQALLPQTPGPSLQGSAAGDGPGQLHGAEPRPIKPEVDPQVTPRAEHLQAQVQGEARRLAAALCPPALPDRTQPSRDRGRYRYDRHETGSERPFDLKVGVKRPGPAHLRLAIDVSSSMNYQDRLAHARRMAFILTLAAQQSGTPILATAFADDAQPLIQTGTLPTAALNAVADLQAYGNTRLAPTLQGLWSPVLPGRSITVILSDGALMERDYTQCAQLRARHDGLVVPILLDVQPDVAAAYERAFGPCVLMSDPAQLTTHVLTFLRTLLR; translated from the coding sequence ATGACCCAGCAGAAATGGTGGCAGACCCCCCGCATTCAGAAGTGGGCGTGGGACGCCTGGCGGTACTACTCCTGGCGGCCCACCTACCGCCTCACCCTCACCCCCAGCGAACCGTCCGCCTACGTCGACATGGTCAATCACGTCGTCGTGTGCAACCCCGAGTACCCGTACCCGCCCCTGCACCTCGCCCGCCACGTGCGTGGCCTGCCGGCGGACCTGCACGAGTTCCAGCAGACCTACCTCGAATCCCTCATCGCGCACGAGGCCGGGCACACGCACCACTCCGGCCTGCTCCCCGCGGGCCTGCACGGCCAGCTCGTGAACATGCTCGAGGACGAACGCATGGAGCGCCTCACCGCCGTGGACTTCCCGCACCTCACGGCGCTGTTCCAGCTGGCAGCGGACGTGGACGCCGCGCACGCCATCGAGCAGGGTGGCCTGGGCGGGGACGTCCTGCGTGGTTGCCTCCTGCACCGCTTCACCTGCCACCACCCCATCTGGTCCTTCACGCCCGATCAGGCGGACGCAGGCCTGTGGCCCGAGGTGAAGGCGATCGTGGAGGAGGCCTGGGTCGCCCCCACGTACGACGCGGTCGTCGACGCCGCCCGGCGCATCCTGCAGATCCTGAATCTCCCCGAGCAGGCGCCCGAACGCGAGGAGTTCCGTTTCTTCCTCGATGGAGGTGGGCAGGCCCTGCTGCCGCAGACACCCGGTCCATCCCTCCAGGGGAGTGCCGCTGGAGACGGGCCCGGCCAGTTGCACGGTGCGGAGCCCCGCCCGATCAAACCGGAGGTGGATCCGCAGGTGACGCCCCGCGCCGAGCACCTCCAGGCCCAGGTGCAGGGTGAGGCCCGCCGCCTCGCCGCAGCCCTGTGCCCCCCGGCCCTGCCGGACCGGACGCAACCCAGCCGCGACCGAGGCCGCTACCGGTACGACCGGCACGAAACGGGCAGCGAGCGCCCCTTCGACCTGAAGGTCGGCGTGAAGCGTCCCGGTCCGGCGCACCTGCGGCTCGCGATCGACGTGAGCAGCAGCATGAATTACCAGGATCGACTCGCGCACGCCCGGCGCATGGCGTTCATCCTGACGCTGGCCGCGCAGCAGAGCGGCACGCCCATCCTGGCCACTGCGTTCGCCGATGATGCGCAGCCGCTCATTCAGACGGGCACGCTGCCCACCGCCGCCCTGAATGCCGTGGCGGACCTGCAGGCGTACGGCAACACCCGCCTCGCCCCCACACTCCAGGGCCTGTGGTCCCCCGTCCTGCCCGGCCGGAGTATCACCGTGATCCTCAGCGACGGCGCCCTCATGGAGCGTGATTACACCCAGTGCGCCCAGCTGCGCGCGCGGCATGATGGCCTCGTCGTGCCGATCCTGCTCGACGTGCAGCCGGACGTGGCCGCCGCGTACGAGCGCGCGTTCGGCCCCTGCGTGCTGATGAGCGATCCGGCTCAGCTCACCACACACGTCCTGACATTCCTGCGCACCCTGCTCCGCTGA
- a CDS encoding ParA family protein produces the protein MVLTSQLRQQLPAVLSAVQRGQEFTLRHYATDVARIVPLTTVPKETPMRPTMTVLATYNQAGGSGKTSLTRDLGYALATRGHRVLLIDADPQASLTRWLGLFQTPEDGSVPTALSVQATIRQVLDETADTLPQPIPAFDMDVIPSNRHLKGAELYLSGQLPEEQGRLRRAIQALSHRYDYVLIDTPPADNALVLACIAASDLMIMPVTGSKGLDNIDNVSRVIRQARAINPGLNFGLFVVTGYNKNLLHDAEVYDALTQVYADLGPTAPPIAFRPGIYKDAPNAMQPVAVYRPKSPAVQEINAVTDAVVHAAARQAQLVAP, from the coding sequence GTGGTGCTCACCTCTCAACTCCGCCAGCAACTGCCCGCCGTCCTGAGCGCGGTGCAGCGTGGGCAGGAGTTCACCCTGAGGCACTACGCCACCGACGTAGCCCGCATCGTTCCCCTCACGACCGTACCCAAGGAGACCCCCATGCGCCCCACCATGACTGTCCTCGCCACCTACAACCAAGCTGGCGGCAGCGGCAAGACCAGCCTCACCCGCGACCTGGGCTACGCACTCGCCACTCGCGGTCACCGGGTTCTCCTCATTGACGCAGACCCCCAGGCCAGCCTCACGCGGTGGCTCGGCCTCTTCCAAACCCCTGAAGACGGCTCGGTCCCTACAGCCCTGAGCGTCCAGGCCACCATCCGCCAGGTGCTCGACGAGACCGCCGACACCCTCCCTCAACCGATCCCAGCCTTCGACATGGACGTCATCCCCTCGAACCGCCACCTCAAAGGCGCCGAACTCTACCTGAGTGGACAGCTCCCCGAAGAACAGGGCCGACTGCGCCGCGCCATTCAAGCCCTCAGTCACCGCTACGACTACGTCCTGATTGACACACCCCCCGCGGACAACGCTCTCGTCCTGGCCTGCATTGCCGCAAGCGATCTGATGATCATGCCTGTCACCGGCTCAAAGGGCCTGGACAACATCGACAACGTCAGCCGGGTCATTCGGCAGGCCCGTGCCATCAACCCGGGCCTGAACTTCGGTCTGTTCGTCGTCACTGGCTACAACAAAAATCTTCTCCACGACGCCGAGGTATACGACGCCCTGACGCAGGTGTATGCCGATCTCGGCCCCACCGCGCCGCCCATCGCCTTCCGCCCCGGCATCTACAAGGATGCGCCCAACGCGATGCAGCCCGTCGCGGTGTACCGACCCAAGAGTCCGGCCGTGCAGGAGATCAATGCCGTCACGGACGCGGTCGTGCATGCTGCCGCCCGCCAGGCTCAGCTGGTGGCCCCATGA